DNA sequence from the Streptomyces sp. MST-110588 genome:
CCAGTTCTCCTCCAAGGCCAAGGCGGGCAAGCTCGCCTACGGCTCCGAGACCTGGGACCAGCTCGTCACACCGTGGCTCAAGCCCACTCACCGCGTGGTCGACTTCGGCGCCGGATACGGCGACTACGCCAAGCACCTGCGCGCCAAGGGCTTCGACATCCACGACTACGAGCCCTACCGCTGCCGGGACGGCTCGTACGCCGTCGACATCCGGGCCGTCGTCGGCATGATCCGCGACATCGACAAGGACATCCAGGCCAACGGACTGTACGACGTCGTTGTCCTGGACTCCGTCATCAATGCCACCACCTCGCTCGACTACCAGCACTGGGTGATGACCACCGTTAACGCCCTGTGCGCTGCCGACGGAGTGGTCTGCCTCGGCACACGGAGCCTCGCCCGCGAACTCCGCGACGAGCAGGCCAAGCGCGTCACCTCCCAGACCGCGACCACGAAGATGAGCTTCCTCGACGAGCACAACGTCGAGATGAACTTCGTCAAGGGGAAGTGGCAGAAGCTCCGCTTCCACACCCCCGAGACGCTGGAGCCCATGCTGCGCCGCTACTTCGAGGACGTGAAGGTCACGGACGTCAGCGGGTCCAACCTGAAGGCGACATGCCGCCGTCCCATCGCGCTCCCGAAAGAGGAATACGAGAAGGCATTCGAAGAGGAATTCAATATGCCGTACCCGAATGGCTTCCGTCATGACAGGCATCTGGAATTGGTGGGAAATTTGATAAAATTGGTAGTAGAGAGAAATGAATCTCTCGCCAAATAGGAAACGCAATTGGGGAGCGCATGTCGCAGCGAATACAGATACAGATCGAATCGCGAAGTCGGTACCACATCATGTGGCTGGCTGGCGTGCGACACGTCGCCCTCGATCAGCACTGCCTGCGCAGCTTCGGCCAGCCCGACCGCCCTCGGGTGGACGTCCGCCGCCGGCACCAGGCCCTCGAACTCCCGCAGGAAAACCCGCCGCTGGCCTGGTACCTGTGCGCTCTGCCCAACCCATGGAACTGGAGCCAGAACGCCCATCTGGCCTTCGAGGGCGCACCGGGAGAAGAGTGGGAAGGGCCCGCCCTCGTGCCCGGCCTTTTCGTTCACCTGGACAATGCTCGCCCCATCACCGGATGGGGCGAGCACAACATCCCGCCGACAGAGCCGCGCCGGAACTCCGTGCGCTACCGCACCTGCCGGAACTACCAGTTCGCCTGGTGGCTGCGGGCTCACCGCAATGCGCCGGATGCGCCGCCGGAGTTCATCCCGCCCAGGAGGCCAGGTGAAGGCGAGCAGATGTCACTGATGTGACGGCGGCGCTGGCGCGGCAGAATCCGCCTCGCCACGCCGCTCCGCGCCGACCTCTGATCCAGCAGTTTCGGACTGCACCGGGTCGGCGGTCGGCGCATCTGCACTCTCCGGTGCAGGCGGCGTCCCACGCCCTGTCGAATGGTTCCGCTCGCTGTCGTCCCGAAAAGTGCTGCGCAGCTTGCGCCATGCCCTGATCAAGGGGATGAGTTGCCCCAGGATTCCAGTCAGGACGAAGATCAAAACAGAGATCACGCCCGACCAAGCGAGAATCCAAAGAACCGCAGACGAGTCCACCGTTCGGTCCCTTTCTGTACAGGGCCGAACTGAATGCGGGCAGGCATGCTCAGCTCGGCCACAACTCGTGGCTGAACTGAGTTCCGTACCCGCGATAGAAACTCAGGACCTTCAGACTTTTCTGGCTCCTTCGTGTGTGGTGCGAAAGTGGGTCGCTCGTCCGTGCACCGTGGTCAGTCAGGCAGGCCGCTGGATCCACCCGGACTTCTCGGAGCATCCGGGAGCGCACGCCCTTCAACTGTGGGGGCTTCCCGGACTTTCACCCGAAATGGTAGTGGGCCGCAGAGTCGCTGTCTGCGGAACCGGTGAAGTGGCGGAGCGCCGGTTCCTGCCGACGGTGCGATTATGGACCCGGGCGCGGGGGCGCACCCGAGCTGTGGAGGACCCCCGCCGTGGGACGCCCCGACAAAGCCGCGCGTGCGGCCATCGCGCGCCGCCGCTCGGACGCCATCGACCTGCGACTCGCCGGCGTGGACTGGCTCACGATCGCCCGCAAGCTCGCCGCCGATCCGACCGCCAACTCTGACGGCATCGCCTACCCCCAGGGCTATGGCATCGAGCGGTACCGCAAGAACCAGGACCCGCCCACTGATGAGGCCCTGATCCACGCGGCCTGCCGCGATGTCCGCACTGCCCTCGCCGACCGCCGTGCCGAGCTGAACGACGACGTAGACGAACTGCGCGCGCTGGAAGCCGACCGGCTCGACCGGCTGTTCTTCGTGGCGTACAAGAAGGCGGTCCGCGACCAGGACCTCGCGGCGATCGACCGAACCCTGCGGATCATGGAGCGGCGCGCCCGGCTGCTCGGCCTCGACATGCCCGTCAGGACGGAACTGTCCGGCCCCGACGGCGGGCCGATGCAGATCGAGAACGTCACCGCCGACGAACTCGACGCCCTGATCGCCCTCACCGATCCGGACGCCGAATGAGGCCCCGCGACAACGAGAGCGTCATCGCCCAGTACAAGACGCTCCCCCCGGCCCAGCGCCGCGCTATCGCTCGGTCCGCCTCCCCAACGCTGCGGGCTGAGCTGGCACGCGCGGAACGGCAGTTGGCCATGGACCGCTCGCCGGGAGCCCTCGCCGCCGTCCTCACCGGCGGGCGGGAGATGCAGGCGCCGCACCTGGACCTGATCGACCGTGCCTTCATCGACATGGCCGAGGGCCGGTGCGACCGCGTCATGCTCACCATGCCCCCGCGGCATGGCAAGAGCCGACGCGCCTCGCGCTGGGCACCGCTCTGGTACCTCCGGCGCAACCCCGGCCACCGCATGATGATCGCCAGCTACTCCGCCGACCTGGCCGACGACCACGGCCGCTGGATCAGGGACGCCATCTACACCTGGGGCGACGACCTCGGCATCCAGCTCGCGCTCGGCAGCAAGGCCGCCAACCGCTTCGACATCGTCGGCGGCGAAGGCGGGCTCCTCGCGGCGGGCATCGGAGGTGGCCTCACCGGACGCGGCGCCCACATCGCCATCGTGGACGACCCGGTCAAGGACATGGCCGACGCGGACTCTCCGACCATGCGCAAGCGCGCCTGGGACTGGTGGACCTCCGTCATACAGACCCGACTCGAACCGACCGGCGCCATCTGCCTGATCCAGACCCGCTGGCACGAAGATGACCTCGCCGGACGCATCCTCGCCACCGAGCGCGACGCGTGGCGCGTCATCGACCTACCAGCTCTCGCCGACAGCCCCGACGACCCGCTCGGCCGGGAACCCGGCGAGCCGTTGTGGCCCCAGCGGTTCGACGCAGCCCACCACGCCCGAACCCGCAAGCGTGTCGGCGAACGGGTCTGGGGCGCCCTCTACATGCAAAAGCCGCGTCCGCCGGAGGGAGGCGTCTGGAAGCGCGAGTGGATCGACACCGCCAGGATCAACGCCGTCCAGTTCTCCGGCATCGACATGGCGCGCATCGTCGTGGCCGTCGACCCCGCCGGCGGAGAGTCCACCGTCGGCGACGAGACCGGCGTCATCGGCGTGGGCCGGGACTTCGACCGGCAGCTCTACGTCCTCGCTGACCGGTCAGGCTCCATGGGCGCCAACGACTGGGGCCTCGCCGCCTGCCGACTTGCCCTCGAACTCAAGGCAGACGCCATCGTGGTCGAGAAGAACTACGGCGGAGACATGGCAAGGCAGATCGTCACGCAGGCATGGGAGCAGCTACGCCGTGAGGGCGTCACCAAGGGCCTGCTCATGCCGATGATCCTGGAGGTCACCGCCAAGGTAGGCAAGCGCCTCCGCGCTGCGCCCGTGGCCCAGCTCTACGAACAGCAGCTCGTTCACCACGTCGGTGAGTACACCGAGCTGGAAGACCAGATGGTCACCTGGGTCGAAGGAATGGACAGCCCGGACCGAATGGACGCAGCCGTGCATGGACTTACGGAACTGGCCGATCCAGATCAACTCGATACGCTGCCAACGGACATTGTCGACAGTCGCTTCGGCGGCCGTCGCTGACCCGCACCTGCGGCGGTCCCGGAAACGGCCCCAAGAGGAAACGGCCCAGCCCGTTCCCGAGTCCGAGACCGCTGCTAGCCTCACGATCATGGGGACCAGGGGGAGTTGGACCACAGTCCTGTGCACTGCCGCCCTCGCGATCGCGTGCCTCACGGGCTGTTCGGCCGGAGCGGAGAAGCCGACGACCGAGGAACAGCGCGCCGCACACCTCGATCGCGTACGCGAGACGTATTGGCTTGGGCGCAGCGAAGGGATGGCCTTGCAGCGGGAGAAGATCAACGACGGCACGCCGCCTGCCTACTCCAGCCCGAGCGAGAAGGAGTGCGCGGAACGGTGGGACCAGCTCGATGAGCGCCAGCAGAGCGCGGGCGACCGAGACGGCTTTCTGTCCGCGTGCTCCTCATTCCCGGCGCCAGGAATGCCCGGATACGACGATGCCGTGGCCCAGGCGGCCGGGAATAGGCCGTGATCTGCCTCGGGCACGGTGGCGGTCGCACCACTGGAGCGACCGCCACCGACTAGCTATCGCCGCTGCTCGAACATGACCAGGAACGGGGAGACGAATCCCGACGCTTCGACCGGGCTGGTGTCCCCGATGATGATCAGCAGCACGCCGGCCACCAGGGCGAGCCCGTACATTCGGGCCGCGGTGGCGTCGTGGCCGTTGCTGACTTCGGGCACGGCGTTGTTTTCGCACATAATGGTGTAGCTCCTGTTCTTTGCTGGACAAGGGCACACGGTTACTCACAGCGACTAGGACCCCTGTGGTAACCAGACGGCGGCTGGGGCGGCGGCGCATTTGCGGTGCGCG
Encoded proteins:
- a CDS encoding methyltransferase domain-containing protein, translating into MSKAPTTTFYESYPLDQLRPADYNPRRLSETAFVRLQASLRRHGVVKPVILNADGTLVAGHQRTKGLKAIGMTHTPAVMLGTKVRLQDEIQFNLLHNRVETEASVVYAEPGEMGSWSWIPWQSIRVAERKNLSFVNAIGHMTAGHGPWGSVVIDDQGRIVLNAEYAVVASFSRFDLLAWTVASADAAQLHADLTGEYGVYDWSAIESKAPVWNQHIVQPKRLRQFSSKAKAGKLAYGSETWDQLVTPWLKPTHRVVDFGAGYGDYAKHLRAKGFDIHDYEPYRCRDGSYAVDIRAVVGMIRDIDKDIQANGLYDVVVLDSVINATTSLDYQHWVMTTVNALCAADGVVCLGTRSLARELRDEQAKRVTSQTATTKMSFLDEHNVEMNFVKGKWQKLRFHTPETLEPMLRRYFEDVKVTDVSGSNLKATCRRPIALPKEEYEKAFEEEFNMPYPNGFRHDRHLELVGNLIKLVVERNESLAK
- a CDS encoding terminase family protein; translation: MRPRDNESVIAQYKTLPPAQRRAIARSASPTLRAELARAERQLAMDRSPGALAAVLTGGREMQAPHLDLIDRAFIDMAEGRCDRVMLTMPPRHGKSRRASRWAPLWYLRRNPGHRMMIASYSADLADDHGRWIRDAIYTWGDDLGIQLALGSKAANRFDIVGGEGGLLAAGIGGGLTGRGAHIAIVDDPVKDMADADSPTMRKRAWDWWTSVIQTRLEPTGAICLIQTRWHEDDLAGRILATERDAWRVIDLPALADSPDDPLGREPGEPLWPQRFDAAHHARTRKRVGERVWGALYMQKPRPPEGGVWKREWIDTARINAVQFSGIDMARIVVAVDPAGGESTVGDETGVIGVGRDFDRQLYVLADRSGSMGANDWGLAACRLALELKADAIVVEKNYGGDMARQIVTQAWEQLRREGVTKGLLMPMILEVTAKVGKRLRAAPVAQLYEQQLVHHVGEYTELEDQMVTWVEGMDSPDRMDAAVHGLTELADPDQLDTLPTDIVDSRFGGRR